GTAATAGCTCAAAACACTTGCAGAGAAAAAGATAGTTATGTTCTTATGATCTTCGTATGTTCAAATTAAACACATTTCGGTAGGCCCATTCAATTATATTCGGCCCATAAACTTATTGTACTAGTATGTTCTATTTGCACAGGTTTTATATTTGATGCTTtgattttacccaaaaaaatattttattttattttttaaaagaaaaatctcaTCAATTTAAGATTATTCTGTATTTGTGTGAGACacattctaaaaataaaaatctgccttcaatataatttatgattagtatttttttccaataattaatttattttatttatatatagttcattttttagtatttttaaaataatattagtgCTTCAAACTTATATACAAATCTTATAAGTGTAACATCTCCTTATTATTTCCTATTATTTTGATAGTTTAAAACAACGAAAAAATAATCTTAATTCATCAATTTACTACaacttttttttacaacaaaagacTAGTAATCTAAGTAGATTCTAAATCCGTTAGCCGAGGAAACTGAATCAACATAAACATAGCATCAATTTATTATTACTTTGAAGATTAGTGTGAGTTCTTCTGTAAGTTTGGAATATCCtcctattaaatataaatatatatatatatatatatatatatagtttaacttTAACCAACTTTGCTGCCGCTCTAATATGATCTCTTGTTTTAGCTGTTATTTATTGTGATCAAAATTTTTTATCGCTACAAATATTTTAGATGCAATTCGTATATTACATCTCAACCCATCCCATAGAAATTACTTATGGTTGTCGATATATTGAAATAACATTCTTGttcattaatttttatacagGTACCCTTCTTAAAAATTCgtatttaaataacaaatatataaatgataaataataaatgtcGAATAAACAGGATTTAAATTCGTATTAAATACAAGTTTTAGTTTTGGATGATTGGATGATTAAACAAGATAAGGTTACATCAAAGCAGAAAGATACAGTTTGGTACTACTATCATGCACCAATCTTCCAGCGCCGATCCAGCGTGCTTCGCCGTTTCTCTCAACCAATAAGAATCCAgcaaaataataacaataaaaataataaactaaaagTGGGCCTTGGAATCCTCCTATTACAATATTTGCGGAAACTCGAGGAGCTTGTAGAGGAGAGGTGAGGACTCATTACACATGGCGTGCTTCAGCTAAAAGATTGGGTGAGAGGTGGGCAATAGATACAAGTGGATGCCAAAATAACATTGGATAATACataagagacagagagagacgTTGCCAACTTTCTCGGGAAAATTtcaaagttcttttttttttttctgggtttTTCTTCCCTCAAAGGAGCATCCTTTAATGTTCTTTTGAAGAAACCTCACGAGGGTCTCTCTGCATTTGCCTCCCCTGTTTCGGGGAGTCTATATTATAGGATAAAGGagattccttttttttgttcttctaagatgatgatgataaagttGTGGATGGTGACATGTCTTCAACTCGCTGAGCTTTTCGTGAGCTCTGTGGTGCATTTGATTTATGGGTTTTATATATTCAGCACCGCTGTGGCCGGAGATGTTTCCCAGAAGTTGAGTGATTATCTGTTCAAGTCAAATGTAGGAGGAGAAACAGATCAAAGTCAAAGTAATGTTGAAGGTCTGCCTCCTATTGTATTGGTCCATGGGATCTTTGGATTTGGCAAAGGGGTAATAAtaatgcacaaaaaaaaactcaattttttctttatattgtttttattagatTCTTGTGGGTTTTGATTTTATTGTATTGATCAGAGGTTAGGAGGGTTATCATATTTTGGTGGTGCTGAGAAGAAAGATGAGAGGGTTCTTGTTCCTGATTTGGGATCTTTAACAAGCATCTATGATAGGTATTTGAATTGCACATTTTTGATCTTATTGTGTAAATCATTATGCTGATGGTAATAACAATTGTTTTTTCAGGGCAAGggaattgttttattatttaaaaggaGGAAGAGTTGATTTTGGTGAAGAGCATAGTGAAGCTTGTGGACATTCTCGGTTTGGAAGAGACTATGGAAAAGGTTAGGTTTTGATATGAAACTCTCATTTGGAGACTAATAATGTGGATTCTTGACTTtggtatgtgtgtgtgtgtgtgtttaggGCAATACCCTGAGTGGGATGAGGATCATCCTATTCATTTTGTGGGGCATTCAGCTGGTGCGCAAGTTATACGCTTGTTGCAGCAAATGCTTGCAGATAAGGTTTGACTTTAATGGTTTTAAAAGCTTTGGTTGATGATTGATGCTAACATGTATGTCTGAAACTGGTGATGGTTAGGCTTTTGAAGGGTTTGAAGAAACGAATGAGAATTGGGTTCTGAGTGTGACTTCATTGTCAGGAGCATTCAATGGTACTACAAGGACTTACTTAGATGGCATGAGGTTAGTTTCCTTCTTGAAAGCAAATGTGTGTTCTTGGGATTAGTTGGTTCTTATCACTCTTTATCTTTGTCATTACAGGACAGATGACGGAATAAGCATGAAACCGATATGTCTGTTGCAGATATGTCGTATAGGCGTGATAATGTACGATTGGTTGGACGTTTCATGGCTAAAGAACTATTACAATTTTGGGTTTGATCACTTCAACATTTCTTGGAAGACAACAGGAGTCAGAGGTCTAGTTGATTGCCTTGTGGGAAACTCAGGTCCTTTTGCTACTGGTGACTGGATCTTGCCTGATCTCACGATACAAGGGTCCACAAGTCTTAACTCCAATCTCCAGACGTTCCCAAGCACTTACTACTTCAGCTACGCGACTAAACGCACACGCAGAATGATGGGGATGACGGTTCCTTCAGGTGTTCTTGGAATACACCCGATGCTTTTCCTCCGTGTCTTTCAGATGAGTCAGTGGAGGTTCCCTCAAGATGTTTCTCCTCCTTATAAAGGCTACAGGTAACAACACACAATAAGAATTCAAACTTTGAAAACATTCGTTCTTGATGGGATCTAAAATGTTATGGAATGTGAAGGGATGAGGAGTGGCAAGAGAACGATGGGGCAATGAACACAATATCAATGACGCATCCGAGGTTACCTGTGGAGCATCCGAGCCGGTTCATAAGGAGTGATTCAGAGTGTCAAACGTTACAACCTGGGATCTGGTGAGTAAATCTCaatattatataacatatatagcCCATGAGAGTGGAAGAAGAATGCTGATGGGATGAAAAATGGTTATTGCAGGTATTATAAGATAGTGGAAGCGGATCACATAACGTTCATAGTGAATAGAGAGAGAGCTGGAGTTCAGTTTGATCTTATATACGATAGTATCTTCCAACGTTgcagaaaacatgtttttaggAAGATTCCTCAGACTCTCCCTAATCATCAATCTCCTCGTTGTCCTAGCTCTCCTCGTTGATGCCCCCCCCAAAAACAGCTTTGTACATTGATCTATTTTCGTTTTCAAGTGTTTAGGGACGTTGGGCCTTGATTCTTTAGGCAATTCATCAGTTCAGATATGTTCACTGTTCTTATGCTCTCTCGTTTTTGTTGTATGGTGTAACCTTTCgttgtaaaatttataatacatttCTGTTGTTGTCATGTTGGTGGTTTACTGCCTAATCTGAATCCCATTAGGATATAAGTCAGATTCTATCTACCGTATGTGTTAATACATTATCTTCCTCAAAAAGAAAGCAAGAACTGTCAGAAGACTAAAAGATCAAACAAAATTGCTTGTTTAAcaattttaaccaaaataattgtCATAAAAAAGCTTACAGgaaaaataaagagagagacacCATGAAAACAATTCACAAGAAATATGGATCCCAAAACAACATTTCACCGTAATTTTCATCAGCTAaatttttcaaatcttttttttccttttctttgatCTTCCTCTGGTTTCTTTTCTTGACAAATGgcgtaaataaaaaaaaaaaaaaaacaacacagaTCTCATGTTACATGAGTCTGAGTTCGTACTCACCAGCCATGGTTATATATCTCACCCACGGAAGAGCTTGGTACCCACTCTTCTCAATGATCTTCAGGTATCGAACCTGCATTAACACACGCATTAGGATTCTTCAATTTCAAGGTTTCAGATAACGAGTACAGAAACAGAAAATTCCCAAGATATACTAACCTGTATTCCTGAAACAGTGAAGTAAGGGATCTCAAATTTGACACGGATAGGAGCTTTTCTCTCAGGCGTTGCTTCCTCTGCGGTTACACTTGGAAGATGGAACTCTGCTCTCAACATATACTCCTACATTGTTTCAAAACTTAAAGTCAAGACACTCAACATTATATGGTCAGTTCTTAcgtttaaaaactatttaaaagttataagcACTTACCTTGTTCCCAGGGAAAGATTTGATTTTCCAAACCAGAGCATCTTTTTCGGGAGCATATGCGGCAGACCCTAGAGATGTTCTTACGGTGGGGTTGGATGCATCAGTTGGTACAGGCAACTCGATCTCAACATTCGTTGCAGTGCTGTAGAAAATTAACGTTTTATCACTTTATGGTAAAAACATAGATATCAAGCAAAGTCAGACAAGGATTAGTAGTTACCTTCTTTCCTTGAACTGGCTTCTAGCTTTAACTAGCATCTCAACACGACTTCTGGAATGCCTCTCTATCTGAGCTTCGACCCATATAAGAGGCTTGACCTGAACAAGTATaatgtaaaaaagaaagaaaatttcaTGAGATTTTTAATTTGTTGAAGAAGGAAGAAAAAGCCATCCATGCAATATTCCACATTTCAAACCTGGGTACTGAGTCTATATGTCATTAAATCAAAAGCCCCATCAGGTGGTATGAAAGATATCGTCCTATCGTTCTCAAAACGTGCCAATCGAACACACCTGCATTTTGAAGAAAGACACGTAGAACTCAAAACAGTGGTCCGGATAAGTGACTGTCAGAGATTGTTTGGAGTTAGCAAGTGGAAAGCGTACTGATGAAACTTGATGTCCTCCAAATCAATTGCTTTTCCTTTTGTTGCTCGCCCCTGTGCTTCCAGTAGTACTCTATCATTCAGACCTAGCTTACACTCTGGCATTCCACTGTAATAACCATGGATTAAGAAGCAGAGAGTCAAAGAGAAGTGAATTTTTATCTAACATGATTTGGTTGATACAGTAGAAAACGCACCTCAAATATGTTCGCATCTTCAATGCTCCAACGACATCAGACCTCACAATTTGCCCATTACTGTTCACAAGGATATTTACACTCTCTATTACGTCCAAGAAAACCTAGAAACCAAAAAACACCAGTCTGTAAAACATTTGGAAACctaaacaaaatacaaaaaacaaaatgttcCCTGCTTGTAAACTAAGCACCTACTTCGTTTTTCTTAAACTGTAACCCCTCACTCCTCCATGAAACAGCATT
The window above is part of the Brassica napus cultivar Da-Ae chromosome C8, Da-Ae, whole genome shotgun sequence genome. Proteins encoded here:
- the LOC106412056 gene encoding lipase yields the protein MMMIKLWMVTCLQLAELFVSSVVHLIYGFYIFSTAVAGDVSQKLSDYLFKSNVGGETDQSQSNVEGLPPIVLVHGIFGFGKGRLGGLSYFGGAEKKDERVLVPDLGSLTSIYDRARELFYYLKGGRVDFGEEHSEACGHSRFGRDYGKGQYPEWDEDHPIHFVGHSAGAQVIRLLQQMLADKAFEGFEETNENWVLSVTSLSGAFNGTTRTYLDGMRTDDGISMKPICLLQICRIGVIMYDWLDVSWLKNYYNFGFDHFNISWKTTGVRGLVDCLVGNSGPFATGDWILPDLTIQGSTSLNSNLQTFPSTYYFSYATKRTRRMMGMTVPSGVLGIHPMLFLRVFQMSQWRFPQDVSPPYKGYRDEEWQENDGAMNTISMTHPRLPVEHPSRFIRSDSECQTLQPGIWYYKIVEADHITFIVNRERAGVQFDLIYDSIFQRCRKHVFRKIPQTLPNHQSPRCPSSPR
- the LOC106411683 gene encoding AP-1 complex subunit mu-2-like, whose translation is MAGAASALFLLDIKGRVLVWRDYRGDVTAAQAERFFTKLIEKEGDSQSNDPVAYDNGVTYMFVQHSNIYLMIASRQNCNAASLISFLHRVVDVFKHYFEELEEESLRDNFVVVYELLDEMMDFGYPQYTEARILSEFIKTDAYRMEVTQRPPMAVTNAVSWRSEGLQFKKNEVFLDVIESVNILVNSNGQIVRSDVVGALKMRTYLSGMPECKLGLNDRVLLEAQGRATKGKAIDLEDIKFHQCVRLARFENDRTISFIPPDGAFDLMTYRLSTQVKPLIWVEAQIERHSRSRVEMLVKARSQFKERSTATNVEIELPVPTDASNPTVRTSLGSAAYAPEKDALVWKIKSFPGNKEYMLRAEFHLPSVTAEEATPERKAPIRVKFEIPYFTVSGIQVRYLKIIEKSGYQALPWVRYITMAGEYELRLM